TTAATAATGAAAGGATTACTAAGCTTTCTTCCTCATCGTCAATATCAATTAATCTATCCAATTGAAATCTTCTTCCAAAGAATGAAGGCATTTTTTTCAGTTTAAAGTAAGCTTTTCCGTCAATACCAGTTACTGTATAAGATGGATTAAGGAAATATCCGGTAAACATTCCGATGATAGGAAGTTCACCCACGAAGCTATCCCAGAATCTTACCCAAGCATTGTCTTCCTGTACCTTGAATTTAGGCTGGTCATTAGCATCCAGAATATCATAGCTTGATTTCCAAAGAGAACGCATCCCTTTTCTTGCCAATCTACCATAGTTTTTATTGTCAACAATGTCATTCAAAGAATAAGATGCATTAAAATCAATCCATTTATTAGCTCTGATTCTAAAAAGTTCCTTAGTTTTACTTTCGTCATTGAAAACAACAACATCCTCTTTCAACTTGAACATTTTCTGACGTACATACGCTACATAATTTCCATTTTTATCCGTAATGTTGAAGTCACTTGCCAGTGTAGAAATTTTGAATTTAAAATCCAGAGGATAGTTTAAATTTTTAAGTACCATGTTAGTTTATTTTTTTCATATTTAAGCCGCAAAGATAACGGTTTTTTTAGAGTTATGGAAGATAAGGATATTATGTTAAAATAATAAAAGCTCATAATGAGACATTGTACATAACTAGATATAAAATCAAACGATAAAAGATTAAGAAATACAACTTCCTTTAATTTTAATCTCAAGGGTGAATTCTGATTTTTTTACTGAAAAATGATAAGCAAAGTGAATTAACTATAATTAATTTGAATTTAGAATTCAAAATATCCATCTGATTCCCAAAACTAGCGATCCATAATTTACCATTTTTCCTCAAATAATCCTTATTTTTGTAGCTATGGATTACCCAAGTAAAGTTTTGGCAAAGGCAGTTGATGAGATTTCGGGCTTGCCTGGAATTGGAAGAAAAACAGCTTTAAGATTAGCATTACATTTATTGAAGCAACCCAGTTCCAGAGCGGTAAGTCTTGGAAATTCACTCATTAACCTTGTCAACGAAATAAAATACTGCAAAGAATGTCACAATTTCTCTGATTTTGAGATCTGCGAAATTTGTAGTAATGAAAAAAGAAATGGTGAACTAATCTGTATCGTTGAAGATGTACGTGATGTTATTGCCATTGAAAATACAGGAAAGTATACAGGGAAATATCTTATTCTTGGCGGGAAAATTTCCCCAATGGAGGGAATAGGACCCGGCCAGCTGAACATTCCAAGTATTGAAAGAAAGCTGAATGACGGGAAAGTAAAGGAATTTATTTTTGCATTAAGTGCTACTATGGAGGGAGATACAACAGCTTATTATATTTATAAGAAGTTTAAGAACTTCAAGGTGAACTTTTCAAGTATTGCCAGAGGAATCTCGGTAGGGGATGAGCTTGAATATGCTGATGAAATTTCATTGGGAAGATCCATCATCAACAGGTTACCGTATAACGAAAAGGATTAGTATGAAGCTGTCAATTATTATTGTTAATTATAATGTTACCCAGTTACTCAGGAATTGCCTTTTATCTATTCAGAAATATATAGAAAAGGCAGAATATGAGGTGATTGTAATTGATAATGCTTCTACAGACAGCTCCTGGGGTGATCTTATCCCCGAATTTCCTGATGTACAATTTATTTCTTCAAAAAATAATGGTGGTTTTTCAAAAGCGAATAACCAGGCAATACAGGAAGCGAAAGGTGAATATCTGCTGCTTTTAAACCCAGATACAGAATTAGAAGGTTTTTATATGAAAGAACTTCTGGATTTTGCTGATGCCAAGCCTGAATTTGGATGTCTTGGCGTAAGAATGCATGATGTAGAAGGAAATTTCCTGCCCGAAAGTAAACGTTCTGTACCGGATATGTTCAATTCCTTTGAAAAGTTGTTTACCAATTTAAAAAAGAATAATTCCAAATCCTATTATAGAAATGATATTGGAGAAGAGGAGATTGCTGATGTAGATGTAATTACAGGTGCTTTTTTACTGATAAAAAAAGAAGTTTACAAAAATATTGGAGGCTTGGATGAATCCTATTTTATGTATGGGGAAGACATTGATCTTTGCTACACCCTGTTAAGAAAAGGATATAAGAACTATTATTATGGTAAGGTCTCTATTCTTCATCATAAAGGAGAGAGCACCGTAAAGAATGATGTTTATCTGAAACGTTTCTATGGTGCCATGCAGATCTTTATTGATAAGTATTATAAAGATGATAAGCCCATGCAATATTCCTTTCTGAAGGCAGGTCTAAAGCTTCGCTACCAGATTGAGAAAATTAAATTGAAATAAAGAACTTAAATATCAAATAAAAAAGCAACTCAAATTGAGTTGCTTTTGTTGTATGTAGAAAAATAATCTTCTTATTTTGCGGGTGTAGCTGGTGCCTGAACCGGTGTAGCTGTTTTAGAAGAAGCAGGAGCCGATTGCTTAGCCGGAACTTCTTTTTTTACTGGTTGTTGTCCCGGAGCCACTTGTGATGGTTTTCCCGTAATAACAACGCTTAAAAGGATAAGAACGATGATAGTTCCGCCTAGGGTCCATGTTGCTTTTTCCATGAAATCATTGGTTCTTTGTACTCCAAACTGAGCAGATGATGCCCCTCCGAAAGTACTGGAAAGACCTCCACCTTTTGGGTTTTGAGCCATAACAATAATCACCAATAAAACACTGGCAACCATAATAAGAACCATCAATAGTGTAAATATAGTATCCATTAATTCTGATATCTTTTTGAATGGGCAAATTTAATGTTTTTTTACTGAATGACAAAAAAAGATGTTGGGAAATGTGGATCAACTACTAAAAATTAAAAATAAAATAAAGATTTAATGCTTAAAATAGATGGATAGGCTCATAAGAGTGTTGGGAATTTACCACTAAATTATTTTTATGAAGATTGAGTTTGAATTTCAAAATTCATTAAAATCACGAAGAGATCAGAAAATAAAAAAGACTATCCCAAAAGTGAGATAGTCTTTTTTTATAAAAATGATTTGTTTTTTATTTAAAGTCAGAATCCTTAGCCTGATTTAGCTGATAGGATTGTACTGACAGATTGATATCCATACCACCCATGTTCTGAATAATGGTAAATGGAAGCTTTACACCAGATACATCCTTGTAGTCAGCAAAGCTTGTAGGAATGGAACCTCCTTCACCCGCTTTTATTTCACCCGTTTTAAGACCTGTCTTTACGCTGTAATAGTAGGTTTGTTTTGGGCCTTTTACAACATAAGAATCTTCATTGTTGTATTTTTCAATACCGGCTAGTTTTAAATCTGTTTTTTTTGCAAAATTAAGTTCCGGGAAAGGGTCAGATTCAGCCATCAAAGATTTTTGCTGCTCATTCAGCGGAATTTTTTGTCCCTGTGCTTCTGCATATCCATCTTTACCATCAAAAACGATCTTCTGAAGAGTATTACCCATCATTTTCATTTCCATCATCATTTTTCCTCCTTTTCCCTCAATCAGTTTTATGCTCATATCCATACCTTGTACTTTGGTAGTGGCATCAGCAGTAACGGAGGTTACTTTTTGAACGGCTGCCAATCCTCCAACGGCATTAATGTATTTATCCACTACAGAGCCAATGGTTACATTGGCATCCACCTTTTGTGCTGCAGGTTTTGAAACTGGATTTGCTTCCTTATCAAAGTATTTTACAGGGTAACCTAGTTTTTCCAGTCCTTCAGCAATATCAGAAGCCTTACCGGCAACGAAGATTCTGCTTTGGTTAGGGAAGATCGTTGCTTTTACCGCATTAGATACATCTGCTGCAGTTACCTTGTCAATAGATTTTAAATAGTTGGTATAGAAATCTGCCGGAAGATCCTGCACCTTTTGATCCAAAGCAAACTTGGCAACGATTCCGGGCTTTTCCAGAGACATAATGAAAGCGCCTTTTAGTCTTGCTTTAGCATTCTCAAGTTCTTCAGGTTTTACCGTAGAAATCGCATTAAGTTCATTCATTAATTCCTTAATCGCCTTGTCTGTAACCTCATTTCTTACGCTTGTTTCTGCCGAAAAATTAGGAGAATATTTACTTGGCTGCATACTGGAATAGGCACCGTATGTAAATCCATTTTTCTCTCTAAGGTTCATGAAAAGTCTGGCTTCACCGCCACCCCCTAAAATATAGTTGGCAATAGTAGCAGGGAAGTAGTTTGGATCTTTCATGTTCAAAGTATTCAGGTTTCCTACTTCTAATACAGATTGTACTGCAGAGGGAACATCCACCACGTTAATTTCTGTTTTGGAAACATTGGAAGCAGGTTCTAAAGCTGCAAACTTCGTATTTGATTTCTTCCAGTTTCCAAATGATTTTTCAACCAAAGGTTTGATCTGATCAAATTTTACATCTCCTACAATTACTAAATAGGCATTTTCCGGAGCGTAGTATTTATTGTAAATATTCTGGATATCTGCCAATTGGATCTTATTGATGGATTCTACCGTTTCAAACTCTCCTCGTGAAGTGTTTTTACCATATTTCAAAGCATTGGAGACTCTTTCAGCAATGGAAGATGCATTTTTCTCGTCAGCTTTTAAGCCTTCAATGGTTCTTTCCTTTGCATTTTGAAGCTCTTCTGCAGAGAATTTTGGATTAACGATAGCATCAGCCATCAGCCCCAATACTTCAGGGAAATATTTTGAAAGTGAGTTGGAAGATGCACCATTAGAGGAAAAACTTAGATTGGCTCCTAAAAAGTCAACCTTTTTATTAAACTCATCTTTACTAAGATTTGTAGTACCATTATCAAGCTGTTCTGCCATAATCTGGCTTACTCCGGCTATATTTCCTTCATAGTAAGGAGGCCTGTCCATGGTAAGAGTGGTGTTTACCCTTGGTAGTTTATTGTTTTCAACAACCATTACAGTAAGCCCGTTGCTTAGCTGAAAGGTTTTTGGTTTAGCAATGTTAACGGCAGGAGTAGGTCCTGGTTTTGGCATTGCATTAATATCTATTTTTTGTGCGGAAAGCATTCCTGCAAATAAAAATGCCGCTGCTATATAGGTGAATTGCTTTTTCATGGGTAAATTATTTTTTCTCAGGAACGTAGTTGATGATGATTCTTTGGTTAGAATTCAGATACTTTTTAGCTGCATTTTGCAGATCTTGCTTTGTAATAGACCTGTAAATGTCAATTTCTTTATTGATAAGATTTGTATTTCCCATCAATACATGGTTGGTTGCCAAAGAAGCAGCGATACCCTGAATGCTTGAATTTTGATTGACAAACTGATTTTCAAACTGGTTTTGGATCTTCTGATAATCTTCATCCGAAATTAAAGTATTCTGAAGTTTTTTGATCTCAGCATCAATATCAGTCTGTAAAGTCTGCTTAGTTGTCTGTCCCATTGGAATCGCAAAGAATGCAAAAATACTGTAATCTTCAAGTCCCTGATTGAAAGCAGCTACCTGAAGTGCTTTTTTATCCTGATCTACCAGTTTTTTGTACAAAACAGAAGATTTGCCATTACTTAGATAAGACGAAAGCATATCTAGCACATACGCATCTTTTTCTTTATTGGCAGGGGTTCTGTAAGCAAAAACATAGGCAGGAAGCTGAATGTTCGGATCAGTTGCCGTAACTTCTTTTTCCTGAGTAATAGGAGCATCTTTAGGGAAATCCTTTGGATAAACAGTTCCTTTTGGAATAGCTCCATAATATTCTGCAATCCACTTTTTAGTCTGTTCAGGTTTAATGTCTCCTGCTACTACTAAAGTTGCGTTGTTAGGAACATAGAATTTCTTATAAAAAGCCTGAAATTCTTCAAGCTTAGCCGCATTCAGATCCTCCATAGAACCTATGGTAGGCCAGTTATAAGGGTGATTGGTAAACAAATTCTTTTGAATGGTTGAAAAAAGATTTCCATAAGGTTGGTTGTCCATTCTCAGTCTTTTCTCCTCTTTTACCACTTCTCTTTGTGTATCTACACCAACCTGATTGATCTCGGCATGGCGCATTCTTTCAGACTCCATCCAAAGTCCAAGTTGTTCGTTGTTGGATGGGAAAGTTTCATAGTAATAGGTTCTGTCGTTGGTTGTATTGGCATTATTGTCGCCTCCATTTGAAGAAACGATCTTAAACCATTCACCTCTCTTAATATTAGGGGTTCCCTCAAATAAAAGGTGTTCAAAGAAGTGTGCAAAACCGGTTCTTCCCTTTACTTCATCCTTTGCACCTACATGATACATTACTCCTGTTGTTACTACCGGAGCTGAATTATCCTGATGAAGAATTACATGAAGACCATTGGGAAGATCATATTCTTCGAATTTTATTTGCTGTGCATTCAGCATAAGCCCGAAGAAAGCTACGGCAGCAGCAGAAATAAGTCGTTTTTTCATAAAGTTTGAAATTGTTTATCAATTAGTAGGAAAAGTGAATTAAATGTTACATACCTATGCACCAGAAGTTAGATATAGAGGGTAGAAGTTAGAAATAATATATTGATGAATTTTATTTTCAAATGAAAAAACACCTCTGTTTCAATAGCTGGCTCTCCTAATATTTAGCTTCTAATGTTTAACTTCTACAATCAAAATTTGAATTCTCCTTTGAATACATTAATTTTGTGTTCCCAAAATTTTTTTGCAGTATGGATTATTTGAAAGGACTCAACGAATCACAATATGAAGCCGTTACCTCTTTACAAGGACCTTTGATGGTGCTTGCGGGAGCCGGTTCCGGTAAAACACGTGTGCTTACCATGCGTATAGCCCATTTAATACACAACGGAATAGACCCTTTCAATATCCTTGCACTTACCTTTACCAATAAAGCAGCCCGTGAAATGAAAGAGCGTATTGCGAAGGTAGTGGGTGACAGCAATGCAAGAAGTCTTTGGATGGGAACTTTTCACTCTGTTTTTGCAAGAATTCTAAGGATTGAAGCTCATTATCTTGGCTATCCTTCCAATTTTACCATTTATGATCAGCAGGATGCATTGAATGTAATTAAAAAGGTACTGAAAGACATGAACATTGATGCTGACCTTTACAAACCTAAAAAAGTTCAGGCTAGAATTTCAACCTACAAAAACAATTTGATTACTGTAAAGGCCTATTTCAACAATCCTGAACTCATGGAAGCGGATGAAAAGGCAAACATGAAATTTATCGGACAGATTTATCAGAGATACGTAGATGCATGTTTCAGAAACGGCTCTATGGATTTTGATGATCTTTTGTTAAAAACCAATGAATTACTGACCCGTTTCCCTGAAGTGCTTGCAAAATATCAGGATAGATTTAGGTATATCATGGTAGATGAGTACCAGGATACAAACCATTCTCAGTATCTTATTGTAAAAGCATTGGCTTCAAAATTTGAGAATATTTGTGTGGTGGGAGATGATGCACAATCTATTTACTCATTCCGTGGTGCGAATATTTATAACATCCTGAATTTTAAAAAGGATTATCCGGATGCTATTACAGTATCCTTGGAACAAAACTACCGTTCTACCCAGAATATCGTAAATGCAGCCAATGTTGTTATTGCGAAAAACTTACAGCAGTTTAAGAAAAATGTCTTCAGTGATAATGAAGAGGGAGACAAAATTAAAATATACCGTTCTCTATCAGATGCTGATGAGGCCAATTTCGTAGCCGGAAATATCTGGGAACTTCGTAACCGTGATCAGAGAAAATACAGCGATTTTGCTATTTTATACAGAACAAACTCTCAGACCAGAGCATTTGAAGATGCCTTGAGACGTAAAAATATTCCTTACAAGGTATACGGAGGACTTTCATTTTACCAAAGAAAAGAGGTTAAGGATTTAATAGGATATCTACGCCTTTTAATCAATGAAAATGACTCTGAGGCATTGATGAGAATCATTAATTATCCCACAAGAGGAATTGGAGAAACCACGCAGAATAAACTGATTGTTTTTGCAGATGCACAAAACGTTTCCATCTCAAAGGTCTTGGATAATTTACCGATGTATGCTCCTCAGTTGGGCTTAAATAATGGTGTTTTAAACAAACTAAATGATTTCTGGTCTATGATTAAAGCGTTTCAGGTACTATTAAAGACCGAAACTGCCTACAGCGTTGCTATGGAAGTGGCAAAACGTAGTGGCTTAATCAAGTTTTTAAAGGATGATCAGACGCCGGAGGGAATTTCAAGGGTAGAAAACGTTCAGGAATTGATGAACTCTATGCAAGGGTTTATTGAAGAACAAATGCAGTTGGAAGATGGAGATCCAAGTTTGTCCAACTTCCTTGAAAACATTGCACTTTCAGCAGATACACAGGATAAAAACCTTGAAGATGATATGGTTTCATTGATGACCATTCACCTTTCAAAAGGATTGGAGTTCCCAGTGGTACATTTGGTTGGTCTTGAGGAGAATCTTTTCCCAAGCTTTATGAGTTCTGCAACAAGAGAAGATCTTGAAGAAGAAAGAAGACTGTTCTATGTAGCTTTGACAAGGGCAGAAAAGCAAGTGTTTTTCTCCTACGCAGTGTCACGTTTCCAGTGGGGAAAAATTACAGATGCAGAACCATCAAGATTTCTAAGCGAGATTGATGATGAATATATTGAGTTCCTTAATCCTGTACTGGAAAAAAGATTTATCAACAATTCTGGGGTGAGATCCAATATTTTTGATGAGCATCCATCTGAGCAGAAAGCTTTCAAAAGAGTTGAGAAAAAGACCATTGACCGGGGAGATAATTCGGCACCCGCTCCTGAACAGAGAAAACTAAAACCTGTAAGCACGGCAAAAATCATTAATCCAAGTGGAGCTTCCTCTCAGGATATTGAAGTTGGAGATAAGGTGAGACATGATCGTTTCGGAATTGGAGAAGTCTCCTTTCTGGATGGAACAGATCCTCAAAATATCAAGGCAAAAGTTGTCTTCATACACGAGGGAGAGAAAAACCTTATCCTGAAATATGCTAAACTGACAAAGATCTAAGCTGAAAATAATATAAGAATAGAAGCGAACTCAATTTTTGGGGTTCGCTTTTTTTTGTTAAAATCTATAAGGTTTACTTTAAAAATAGTATTTTTAATAAGGGATAGAAATAAACAATAAATATTTTTTATAAAAACAAAGTCTATTGATTTTGTGGACTAATAAATAAGTTTTACATTTGCGCTCTGTAAAAAAACATAAATGTTCAATTAATTGAGTAAACTATATGAAAAATAAGAAAACTATTCTTTCCGCTTCTGTTTTATTTTTTCTTGGAGTATTTACCTACGGCCAGGAAAAAGACAGTATAA
This genomic interval from Chryseobacterium joostei contains the following:
- a CDS encoding LURP-one-related/scramblase family protein — encoded protein: MVLKNLNYPLDFKFKISTLASDFNITDKNGNYVAYVRQKMFKLKEDVVVFNDESKTKELFRIRANKWIDFNASYSLNDIVDNKNYGRLARKGMRSLWKSSYDILDANDQPKFKVQEDNAWVRFWDSFVGELPIIGMFTGYFLNPSYTVTGIDGKAYFKLKKMPSFFGRRFQLDRLIDIDDEEESLVILSLLMMTLLERARG
- the recR gene encoding recombination mediator RecR gives rise to the protein MDYPSKVLAKAVDEISGLPGIGRKTALRLALHLLKQPSSRAVSLGNSLINLVNEIKYCKECHNFSDFEICEICSNEKRNGELICIVEDVRDVIAIENTGKYTGKYLILGGKISPMEGIGPGQLNIPSIERKLNDGKVKEFIFALSATMEGDTTAYYIYKKFKNFKVNFSSIARGISVGDELEYADEISLGRSIINRLPYNEKD
- a CDS encoding M16 family metallopeptidase, which translates into the protein MKKRLISAAAVAFFGLMLNAQQIKFEEYDLPNGLHVILHQDNSAPVVTTGVMYHVGAKDEVKGRTGFAHFFEHLLFEGTPNIKRGEWFKIVSSNGGDNNANTTNDRTYYYETFPSNNEQLGLWMESERMRHAEINQVGVDTQREVVKEEKRLRMDNQPYGNLFSTIQKNLFTNHPYNWPTIGSMEDLNAAKLEEFQAFYKKFYVPNNATLVVAGDIKPEQTKKWIAEYYGAIPKGTVYPKDFPKDAPITQEKEVTATDPNIQLPAYVFAYRTPANKEKDAYVLDMLSSYLSNGKSSVLYKKLVDQDKKALQVAAFNQGLEDYSIFAFFAIPMGQTTKQTLQTDIDAEIKKLQNTLISDEDYQKIQNQFENQFVNQNSSIQGIAASLATNHVLMGNTNLINKEIDIYRSITKQDLQNAAKKYLNSNQRIIINYVPEKK
- a CDS encoding M16 family metallopeptidase produces the protein MKKQFTYIAAAFLFAGMLSAQKIDINAMPKPGPTPAVNIAKPKTFQLSNGLTVMVVENNKLPRVNTTLTMDRPPYYEGNIAGVSQIMAEQLDNGTTNLSKDEFNKKVDFLGANLSFSSNGASSNSLSKYFPEVLGLMADAIVNPKFSAEELQNAKERTIEGLKADEKNASSIAERVSNALKYGKNTSRGEFETVESINKIQLADIQNIYNKYYAPENAYLVIVGDVKFDQIKPLVEKSFGNWKKSNTKFAALEPASNVSKTEINVVDVPSAVQSVLEVGNLNTLNMKDPNYFPATIANYILGGGGEARLFMNLREKNGFTYGAYSSMQPSKYSPNFSAETSVRNEVTDKAIKELMNELNAISTVKPEELENAKARLKGAFIMSLEKPGIVAKFALDQKVQDLPADFYTNYLKSIDKVTAADVSNAVKATIFPNQSRIFVAGKASDIAEGLEKLGYPVKYFDKEANPVSKPAAQKVDANVTIGSVVDKYINAVGGLAAVQKVTSVTADATTKVQGMDMSIKLIEGKGGKMMMEMKMMGNTLQKIVFDGKDGYAEAQGQKIPLNEQQKSLMAESDPFPELNFAKKTDLKLAGIEKYNNEDSYVVKGPKQTYYYSVKTGLKTGEIKAGEGGSIPTSFADYKDVSGVKLPFTIIQNMGGMDINLSVQSYQLNQAKDSDFK
- a CDS encoding ATP-dependent helicase encodes the protein MDYLKGLNESQYEAVTSLQGPLMVLAGAGSGKTRVLTMRIAHLIHNGIDPFNILALTFTNKAAREMKERIAKVVGDSNARSLWMGTFHSVFARILRIEAHYLGYPSNFTIYDQQDALNVIKKVLKDMNIDADLYKPKKVQARISTYKNNLITVKAYFNNPELMEADEKANMKFIGQIYQRYVDACFRNGSMDFDDLLLKTNELLTRFPEVLAKYQDRFRYIMVDEYQDTNHSQYLIVKALASKFENICVVGDDAQSIYSFRGANIYNILNFKKDYPDAITVSLEQNYRSTQNIVNAANVVIAKNLQQFKKNVFSDNEEGDKIKIYRSLSDADEANFVAGNIWELRNRDQRKYSDFAILYRTNSQTRAFEDALRRKNIPYKVYGGLSFYQRKEVKDLIGYLRLLINENDSEALMRIINYPTRGIGETTQNKLIVFADAQNVSISKVLDNLPMYAPQLGLNNGVLNKLNDFWSMIKAFQVLLKTETAYSVAMEVAKRSGLIKFLKDDQTPEGISRVENVQELMNSMQGFIEEQMQLEDGDPSLSNFLENIALSADTQDKNLEDDMVSLMTIHLSKGLEFPVVHLVGLEENLFPSFMSSATREDLEEERRLFYVALTRAEKQVFFSYAVSRFQWGKITDAEPSRFLSEIDDEYIEFLNPVLEKRFINNSGVRSNIFDEHPSEQKAFKRVEKKTIDRGDNSAPAPEQRKLKPVSTAKIINPSGASSQDIEVGDKVRHDRFGIGEVSFLDGTDPQNIKAKVVFIHEGEKNLILKYAKLTKI
- the secG gene encoding preprotein translocase subunit SecG, whose amino-acid sequence is MDTIFTLLMVLIMVASVLLVIIVMAQNPKGGGLSSTFGGASSAQFGVQRTNDFMEKATWTLGGTIIVLILLSVVITGKPSQVAPGQQPVKKEVPAKQSAPASSKTATPVQAPATPAK
- a CDS encoding glycosyltransferase family 2 protein — translated: MSMKLSIIIVNYNVTQLLRNCLLSIQKYIEKAEYEVIVIDNASTDSSWGDLIPEFPDVQFISSKNNGGFSKANNQAIQEAKGEYLLLLNPDTELEGFYMKELLDFADAKPEFGCLGVRMHDVEGNFLPESKRSVPDMFNSFEKLFTNLKKNNSKSYYRNDIGEEEIADVDVITGAFLLIKKEVYKNIGGLDESYFMYGEDIDLCYTLLRKGYKNYYYGKVSILHHKGESTVKNDVYLKRFYGAMQIFIDKYYKDDKPMQYSFLKAGLKLRYQIEKIKLK